The following are encoded together in the Equus quagga isolate Etosha38 chromosome 15, UCLA_HA_Equagga_1.0, whole genome shotgun sequence genome:
- the LOC124226087 gene encoding histone H4 — protein MSGRGKGGKGLGKGGAKRHRKVLRDNIQGITKPAIRRLARRGGVKRISGLIYEETRGVLKVFLENVIRDAVTYTEHAKRKTVTAMDVVYALKRQGRTLYGFGG, from the coding sequence ATGTCCGGACGCGGCAAGGGCGGGAAGGGTTTGGGTAAGGGAGGCGCCAAGCGCCACCGTAAGGTGCTGCGGGACAACATCCAGGGCATCACCAAGCCTGCCATCCGGCGCCTGGCCCGCCGCGGGGGCGTCAAGCGCATCTCTGGCCTCATCTACGAAGAGACGCGTGGTGTGCTAAAGGTGTTCCTGGAGAATGTGATCCGTGACGCCGTCACTTACACCGAGCACGCCAAGCGCAAGACTGTCACCGCTATGGACGTGGTTTACGCGCTCAAGCGTCAGGGGCGCACTCTCTACGGCTTTGGCGGCTAA